A region from the Corylus avellana chromosome ca7, CavTom2PMs-1.0 genome encodes:
- the LOC132187670 gene encoding kinesin-like protein KIN-4A isoform X2, which yields MCYCYTREASVFTVEQAQIGTHSFTFDHVYGSSGSPSSSMFEECVAPLVDGLFQGYNATVLAYGQTGSGKTYTMGTSFKDGCHTGLIPQVMNALFNKIEILKHQTEFQLHVSFIEILKEEVWDLLDSVSISKLETSNGHAGKVSVAGRQPIQIRETSNGVITLTGSTEVAVSTLQEMAACLEQGSLSRATGSTNMNNQSSRSHAIFTITLEQMHKLHSVFPGNDASDEDMGEEYFCAKLHLVDLAGSERAKRTGSDGLRFKEGIHINKGLLALGNVISALGDEKKRKEGVHVPYRDSKLTRLLQDSLGGNSKTVMIACISPADINAEESLNTLKYANRARNIQNRPVVNRDLISNEMQKLRQQLKYLQAELCARGGGAPSDEVQVLKDRIAWLEAANGDLSRELHEYHSRCGVTLQDEIDAEEGHISFTRSDGLKRSCPGMESSDYRIVEAKSGENPLEFDAVNKEWEHALLQDTMDKTLNELNKRLEQKESEMKLLGGIDTEALKQHFGKKIMELEEEKKIVQQERDHLLAEVETLAANSDGHTQKMQEIDAKKLKALEAQILDLKKKQESQVQLLKQKQKSDEAANRLQAEIQYIKTQKVQLQHKIKQVAEQFRQWKASREKELLQLKKEGRRNEYERHKLEALNQRQKMVLQRKTEEATMATRRLKELLEARKPPARDLPVTYNGHTLTGQGNEKSLQRWLDHELEVMVNVHEVRFEYEKQSQVQAALAEELDVMKQVDRFSSNGQSPPRGKNGYSRLSMSPNARMGRIASLENMLSMSSNALMAMASQLSEAEERERASIGRGRWNHLRSMGDAKNLLQYMFNAAAEARCQLWEKNVEIKEMKEQLKELVSLLQQSEAQQKELIKEQKVWEQTPAIGLASSASGNSRTSLKHFADDMTGPLSPMSLPAPKQLKFSPGIVNGSVRQSATYLDQMRKMVPLGQLSMKKLAAVGQAGKLWRWKRSHHQWLLQFKWKWQKPWRLSEWIKHSDETIIRSRPRLQALVDMV from the exons TTTTTACTGTGGAGCAGGCACAAATTGGCACTCATTCCTTTACATTTGATCATGTCTATGGAAGCAGTGGATCTCCTTCATCTTCCATGTTTGAAGAATGTGTTGCTCCACTTGTTGATGGTTTGTTCCAAGGATATAATGCAACTGTGCTGGCCTATGGTCAG ACAGGATCTGGGAAAACATATACCATGGGGACTAGCTTCAAGGATGGTTGCCACACAGGACTTATTCCTCAAGTTATGAATGCACTGTTCAACAAGATTGAAATATTGAAGCATCAAACAGAATTCCAGTTGCATGTTTCTTTCATTGAG ATTCTCAAGGAAGAAGTATGGGACTTGCTCGATTCCGTATCTATTAGTAAATTGGAGACTTCTAATGGACATGCTGGAAAAGTTTCTGTTGCTGGGAGGCAGCCAATTCAAATTCGTGAAACTTCAAATGGAGTTATAACACTAACAGGATCAACCGAAGTTGCTGTTAGTACATTACAAGAAATGGCTGCTTGCCTGGAGCAAGGATCTTTAAGCAGGGCAACTGGGAGTACAAATATGAACAACCAGTCCAG TCGGTCACATGCCATCTTCACAATCACATTAGAGCAGATGCACAAACTCCATTCAGTTTTTCCTGGCAATGACGCCTCAGATGAGGATATGGGTGAAGAATATTTTTGTGCAAAGCTCCATCTGGTAGATCTTGCTGGATCTGAACGAGCTAAAAGAACAGGTTCTGATGGTCTTCGTTTTAAAGAAG GTATACACATCAATAAGGGGCTTCTTGCACTTGGTAACGTCATTAGTGCACTGGGGGATGAGAAAAAGCGGAAAGAGGGTGTGCATGTACCTTACCGAGACAGTAAACTAACTCGACTGTTGCAG GATTCACTTGGTGGAAACAGTAAAACTGTCATGATAG CTTGCATCAGTCCTGCTGATATCAATGCTGAGGAAAGTCTTAACACTCTCAAGTATGCAAATCGTGCCCGCAATATTCAAAATAGGCCTGTT GTTAATAGAGATTTGATATCCAATGAGATGCAAAAATTGAGGCAGCAGCTGAAGTACTTACAGGCAGAGCTCTGTGCTCGTGGGGGAGGAGCACCATCAGATGAAGTACAG GTTCTTAAGGATCGGATTGCTTGGCTTGAGGCTGCCAATGGGGACCTTTCTCGAGAACTTCATGAATACCACAGCAGATGTGGTGTCACATTGCAGGATGAAATAGATGCTGAA gAAGGCCACATCTCTTTTACAAGAAGTGATGGACTCAAGAGGAGCTGTCCGGGCATGGAATCATCTGATTATCGGATAGTTGAAGCCAAATCAG GTGAAAATCCCCTGGAATTTGATGCTGTAAATAAAGAGTGGGAGCATGCACTTCTACAAGATACTATGGACAAAACATTGAATGAGTTGAACAAACGTTTGGAGCAGAAAGAg TCTGAGATGAAACTTCTTGGGGGAATTGACACTGAGGCACTCAAGCAGCACTTTGGGAAGAAAATCATGGAACtcgaggaagagaaaaaaattgtgcaG CAAGAAAGGGATCATTTATTGGCAGAAGTTGAGACTCTTGCTGCTAATTCTGATGGTCACACACAGAAAATGCAAGAAATTGACGCTaagaaattaaaagcacttGAAGCACAG ATTTTAGATCTTAAGAAGAAACAGGAAAGCCAGGTCcaacttttgaaacaaaaacagaaaagtgatGAAGCAGCAAATCGCTTGCAAGCTGAAATACAGTATATCAAGACACAGAAG GTCCAGTTGCagcataaaataaaacaagttgCAGAACAATTTCGACAATGGAAGGCCTCTCGCGAGAAGGAATTACTTCAG CTAAAGAAGGAGGGAAGGAGAAATGAATATGAACGACATAAACTTGAAGCTCTGAATCAGCGCCAGAAAATG GTTCTTCAAAGAAAGACAGAAGAGGCTACTATGGCTACCAGAAGGCTGAAAGAATTGCTGGAAGCCCGTAAGCCTCCTGCACGTGACCTCCCgg TGACATACAATGGACATACACTGACTGGTCAG GGCAATGAAAAGTCTTTGCAAAGGTGGCTTGATCATGAGCTGGAAGTCATGGTGAATGTGCATGAAGTTCGTTTTGAATACGAAAAGCAAAGCCAAGT ACAAGCTGCACTGGCAGAAGAATTGGATGTAATGAAACAAGTGGATCGATTTTCTTCTAATGGGCAGAGTCCCCCTAGAGGGAAGAATGGATATTCCAG GCTATCCATGTCACCAAATGCAAGAATGGGAAGGATAGCTTCTCTGGAGAACATGCTGAGCATGTCTTCAAATGCACTCATGGCAATGGCTTCACAGCTTTCAGAGGCAGAAGAAAGGGAGCGTGCCTCAATTGGTCGTGGACGTTGGAACCACTTACGCTCAATGGGAGATGCTAAGAACTTGCTTCAGTACATGTTTAATGCTGCTGCAGAAGCAAG GTGCCAGTTGTGGGAAAAGAACGTGGAGATTAAGGAAATGAAAGAGCAACTGAAGGAGCTTGTATCTTTGCTACAACAAAGTGAAGCACAGCAAAAAGAACTCATAAAGGAGCAAAAAGTGTGGGAACAAACTCCTGCAATTGGTTTAGCTTCATCAGCTTCG GGCAATTCACGCACTTCGTTAAAACACTTTGCGGATGATATGACTGGTCCCTTGTCTCCAATGTCGCTTCCAGCACCAAAGCAACTGAAGTTTTCACCTGGAATTGTTAATGGATCAGTTAGGCAGTCGGCCACATATCTAGACCAGATGCGAAAG ATGGTACCTTTAGGACAATTGTCAATGAAGAAACTAGCAGCTGTAGGACAAGCTGGGAAACTCTGGAGGTGGAAGAGAAGTCATCATCAGTGGCTACTACAGTTCAAATGGAAGTGGCAAAAGCCTTGGAGACTCTCAGAATGGATCAAGCACAGTGATGAGACAATCATAAGATCAAGGCCTCGCCTACAAGCTCTGGTTGATATGGTGTGA
- the LOC132187670 gene encoding kinesin-like protein KIN-4A isoform X1: MLEVQHMEASENCSVKVAVHIRPLIADERLHGCKECVTVTPGKPQAQIGTHSFTFDHVYGSSGSPSSSMFEECVAPLVDGLFQGYNATVLAYGQTGSGKTYTMGTSFKDGCHTGLIPQVMNALFNKIEILKHQTEFQLHVSFIEILKEEVWDLLDSVSISKLETSNGHAGKVSVAGRQPIQIRETSNGVITLTGSTEVAVSTLQEMAACLEQGSLSRATGSTNMNNQSSRSHAIFTITLEQMHKLHSVFPGNDASDEDMGEEYFCAKLHLVDLAGSERAKRTGSDGLRFKEGIHINKGLLALGNVISALGDEKKRKEGVHVPYRDSKLTRLLQDSLGGNSKTVMIACISPADINAEESLNTLKYANRARNIQNRPVVNRDLISNEMQKLRQQLKYLQAELCARGGGAPSDEVQVLKDRIAWLEAANGDLSRELHEYHSRCGVTLQDEIDAEEGHISFTRSDGLKRSCPGMESSDYRIVEAKSGENPLEFDAVNKEWEHALLQDTMDKTLNELNKRLEQKESEMKLLGGIDTEALKQHFGKKIMELEEEKKIVQQERDHLLAEVETLAANSDGHTQKMQEIDAKKLKALEAQILDLKKKQESQVQLLKQKQKSDEAANRLQAEIQYIKTQKVQLQHKIKQVAEQFRQWKASREKELLQLKKEGRRNEYERHKLEALNQRQKMVLQRKTEEATMATRRLKELLEARKPPARDLPVTYNGHTLTGQGNEKSLQRWLDHELEVMVNVHEVRFEYEKQSQVQAALAEELDVMKQVDRFSSNGQSPPRGKNGYSRLSMSPNARMGRIASLENMLSMSSNALMAMASQLSEAEERERASIGRGRWNHLRSMGDAKNLLQYMFNAAAEARCQLWEKNVEIKEMKEQLKELVSLLQQSEAQQKELIKEQKVWEQTPAIGLASSASGNSRTSLKHFADDMTGPLSPMSLPAPKQLKFSPGIVNGSVRQSATYLDQMRKMVPLGQLSMKKLAAVGQAGKLWRWKRSHHQWLLQFKWKWQKPWRLSEWIKHSDETIIRSRPRLQALVDMV; the protein is encoded by the exons GCACAAATTGGCACTCATTCCTTTACATTTGATCATGTCTATGGAAGCAGTGGATCTCCTTCATCTTCCATGTTTGAAGAATGTGTTGCTCCACTTGTTGATGGTTTGTTCCAAGGATATAATGCAACTGTGCTGGCCTATGGTCAG ACAGGATCTGGGAAAACATATACCATGGGGACTAGCTTCAAGGATGGTTGCCACACAGGACTTATTCCTCAAGTTATGAATGCACTGTTCAACAAGATTGAAATATTGAAGCATCAAACAGAATTCCAGTTGCATGTTTCTTTCATTGAG ATTCTCAAGGAAGAAGTATGGGACTTGCTCGATTCCGTATCTATTAGTAAATTGGAGACTTCTAATGGACATGCTGGAAAAGTTTCTGTTGCTGGGAGGCAGCCAATTCAAATTCGTGAAACTTCAAATGGAGTTATAACACTAACAGGATCAACCGAAGTTGCTGTTAGTACATTACAAGAAATGGCTGCTTGCCTGGAGCAAGGATCTTTAAGCAGGGCAACTGGGAGTACAAATATGAACAACCAGTCCAG TCGGTCACATGCCATCTTCACAATCACATTAGAGCAGATGCACAAACTCCATTCAGTTTTTCCTGGCAATGACGCCTCAGATGAGGATATGGGTGAAGAATATTTTTGTGCAAAGCTCCATCTGGTAGATCTTGCTGGATCTGAACGAGCTAAAAGAACAGGTTCTGATGGTCTTCGTTTTAAAGAAG GTATACACATCAATAAGGGGCTTCTTGCACTTGGTAACGTCATTAGTGCACTGGGGGATGAGAAAAAGCGGAAAGAGGGTGTGCATGTACCTTACCGAGACAGTAAACTAACTCGACTGTTGCAG GATTCACTTGGTGGAAACAGTAAAACTGTCATGATAG CTTGCATCAGTCCTGCTGATATCAATGCTGAGGAAAGTCTTAACACTCTCAAGTATGCAAATCGTGCCCGCAATATTCAAAATAGGCCTGTT GTTAATAGAGATTTGATATCCAATGAGATGCAAAAATTGAGGCAGCAGCTGAAGTACTTACAGGCAGAGCTCTGTGCTCGTGGGGGAGGAGCACCATCAGATGAAGTACAG GTTCTTAAGGATCGGATTGCTTGGCTTGAGGCTGCCAATGGGGACCTTTCTCGAGAACTTCATGAATACCACAGCAGATGTGGTGTCACATTGCAGGATGAAATAGATGCTGAA gAAGGCCACATCTCTTTTACAAGAAGTGATGGACTCAAGAGGAGCTGTCCGGGCATGGAATCATCTGATTATCGGATAGTTGAAGCCAAATCAG GTGAAAATCCCCTGGAATTTGATGCTGTAAATAAAGAGTGGGAGCATGCACTTCTACAAGATACTATGGACAAAACATTGAATGAGTTGAACAAACGTTTGGAGCAGAAAGAg TCTGAGATGAAACTTCTTGGGGGAATTGACACTGAGGCACTCAAGCAGCACTTTGGGAAGAAAATCATGGAACtcgaggaagagaaaaaaattgtgcaG CAAGAAAGGGATCATTTATTGGCAGAAGTTGAGACTCTTGCTGCTAATTCTGATGGTCACACACAGAAAATGCAAGAAATTGACGCTaagaaattaaaagcacttGAAGCACAG ATTTTAGATCTTAAGAAGAAACAGGAAAGCCAGGTCcaacttttgaaacaaaaacagaaaagtgatGAAGCAGCAAATCGCTTGCAAGCTGAAATACAGTATATCAAGACACAGAAG GTCCAGTTGCagcataaaataaaacaagttgCAGAACAATTTCGACAATGGAAGGCCTCTCGCGAGAAGGAATTACTTCAG CTAAAGAAGGAGGGAAGGAGAAATGAATATGAACGACATAAACTTGAAGCTCTGAATCAGCGCCAGAAAATG GTTCTTCAAAGAAAGACAGAAGAGGCTACTATGGCTACCAGAAGGCTGAAAGAATTGCTGGAAGCCCGTAAGCCTCCTGCACGTGACCTCCCgg TGACATACAATGGACATACACTGACTGGTCAG GGCAATGAAAAGTCTTTGCAAAGGTGGCTTGATCATGAGCTGGAAGTCATGGTGAATGTGCATGAAGTTCGTTTTGAATACGAAAAGCAAAGCCAAGT ACAAGCTGCACTGGCAGAAGAATTGGATGTAATGAAACAAGTGGATCGATTTTCTTCTAATGGGCAGAGTCCCCCTAGAGGGAAGAATGGATATTCCAG GCTATCCATGTCACCAAATGCAAGAATGGGAAGGATAGCTTCTCTGGAGAACATGCTGAGCATGTCTTCAAATGCACTCATGGCAATGGCTTCACAGCTTTCAGAGGCAGAAGAAAGGGAGCGTGCCTCAATTGGTCGTGGACGTTGGAACCACTTACGCTCAATGGGAGATGCTAAGAACTTGCTTCAGTACATGTTTAATGCTGCTGCAGAAGCAAG GTGCCAGTTGTGGGAAAAGAACGTGGAGATTAAGGAAATGAAAGAGCAACTGAAGGAGCTTGTATCTTTGCTACAACAAAGTGAAGCACAGCAAAAAGAACTCATAAAGGAGCAAAAAGTGTGGGAACAAACTCCTGCAATTGGTTTAGCTTCATCAGCTTCG GGCAATTCACGCACTTCGTTAAAACACTTTGCGGATGATATGACTGGTCCCTTGTCTCCAATGTCGCTTCCAGCACCAAAGCAACTGAAGTTTTCACCTGGAATTGTTAATGGATCAGTTAGGCAGTCGGCCACATATCTAGACCAGATGCGAAAG ATGGTACCTTTAGGACAATTGTCAATGAAGAAACTAGCAGCTGTAGGACAAGCTGGGAAACTCTGGAGGTGGAAGAGAAGTCATCATCAGTGGCTACTACAGTTCAAATGGAAGTGGCAAAAGCCTTGGAGACTCTCAGAATGGATCAAGCACAGTGATGAGACAATCATAAGATCAAGGCCTCGCCTACAAGCTCTGGTTGATATGGTGTGA
- the LOC132186933 gene encoding probable inactive receptor kinase At5g67200 yields MKLLACLSVLIVAVHGWAAQPPPSAASSLLLPSDAVSLLSFKSKADLDNRLLYALNERFDYCQWQGVKCVQGRVVRFALQGFGLRGALAPNTLTRLDQLRVLSLRNNSLFGPIPDLSGLFNLKSLLLDRNLFSGSFPTTILLLHRLLTLDLSHNNLTGPIPVGLTNLDRLSSLRLESNGFNGTVPPLNQSYLRFLNVSGNNLTGPIPLTPTLSRFDTSSFQLNPSLCGEIINKACNESRSPFFGSPGNATSPLGQSMQSQGVVVVLPPPSPRKHKSIGLVLGFSIGVSVLIASLLCVLGLVKKQSSQEKSSKPPSTPAFSPTAEETQAARVEQNSHELTYKIGVVQRVRKSGDLVFCRGEAELYTLEQLMRASAELLGRGSVGTTYKAVLDNRLILTVKRLDANKTAVTSGHVFERHMDAVSGLRHPNLVPIRAFFQAKGERLVIYDYQPNGSLLNLIHGSKSTRAKPLHWTSCLKIAEDVAQGLAYIHQTSRLIHGNLKSSNVLLGADFEACVTDYCLAVFADSSSNEDPNSAGYKAPETRRSSSQATPKSDVYSFGILLLELLTGKHPSKHPFLVPTDVPNWVRAMREDDGCEDNRLGMLTEVACICSLTSPEQRPTMWQVLKMIQEIKESVMVEDNASLGFS; encoded by the exons ATGAAGCTGCTCGCTTGCCTCTCTGTCCTTATAGTGGCCGTCCACGGCTGGGCTGCGCAACCTCCACCCTCGGCTGCCAGTTCGCTCCTGCTACCGTCCGACGCCGTTTCGCTTCTCTCTTTCAAATCAAAAGCCGATCTCGACAACCGCCTCCTCTACGCGCTCAACGAGCGCTTCGACTACTGCCAGTGGCAGGGCGTGAAGTGCGTGCAGGGCCGGGTGGTCCGGTTCGCTCTTCAAGGGTTCGGCCTGCGTGGCGCCCTCGCGCCCAACACCCTGACCCGGCTCGACCAGCTCCGAGTCCTTAGCCTCCGCAACAACTCACTCTTCGGTCCGATTCCCGACCTCTCCGGACTCTTTAACCTCAAGTCCCTTCTCTTGGACCGTAATTTATTCTCTGGCTCTTTCCCTACGACGATTCTACTCCTCCACCGGCTTCTGACCCTCGATCTCTCTCACAACAATCTCACCGGGCCTATTCCAGTCGGGTTAACGAACTTGGACCGGCTCAGCTCGCTGCGGCTCGAGTCGAACGGGTTCAACGGAACGGTCCCTCCGCTGAACCAGTCCTATCTTCGATTCTTAAACGTGTCGGGGAACAACCTTACCGGGCCAATACCACTGACCCCCACTCTCTCGCGCTTTGACACTTCGTCGTTCCAGTTGAACCCTAGCCTCTGCGGCGAGATCATCAACAAGGCTTGCAATGAGTCGCGCTCTCCATTCTTCGGATCTCCAGGAAATGCCACTTCGCCGCTCGGCCAAAGCATGCAGTCCCAAGGCGTGGTTGTGGTTCTTCCTCCGCCGTCTCCGAGGAAGCACAAGAGCATTGGACTCGTTCTAGGGTTTTCGATCGGAGTCTCCGTCCTCATCGCCTCTCTTCTCTGCGTTCTCGGCCTGGTCAAGAAACAGAGCAGCCAAGAAAAAAGCTCTAAACCCCCCTCAACGCCGGCGTTTAGCCCGACAGCCGAAGAAACTCAAGCTGCTCGAGTGGAACAAAACAGCCATGAGTTAACATACAAGATCGGCGTCGTTCAAAGGGTGCGGAAGAGTGGGGACTTGGTGTTCTGTAGAGGAGAGGCGGAGCTTTACACGTTGGAGCAGCTGATGAGAGCCTCGGCGGAGCTGCTCGGGAGGGGCTCGGTGGGTACCACGTATAAGGCGGTGCTGGACAACCGTCTGATCTTGACAGTGAAGAGGCTGGACGCGAACAAGACCGCGGTCACGAGCGGCCACGTGTTCGAGCGCCACATGGACGCCGTGAGTGGGCTCCGCCACCCCAACTTGGTCCCCATCAGAGCTTTCTTCCAGGCCAAAGGAGAAAGGCTCGTGATCTACGACTACCAACCCAACGGCAGTCTCTTGAATCTCATTCACG GGTCCAAATCAACCAGAGCAAAGCCTCTCCACTGGACATCATGCTTAAAGATAGCTGAAGATGTGGCACAAGGCCTTGCTTACATCCACCAAACGTCCAGGTTGATTCACGGCAACCTGAAGTCCTCAAATGTTCTCCTTGGAGCTGACTTTGAGGCCTGTGTCACAGACTATTGCCTTGCGGTCTTTGCAGACTCGTCTTCTAATGAAGATCCCAATTCTGCAGGCTACAAAGCCCCTGAGACCCGCAGGTCCAGCAGCCAAGCCACTCCCAAGTCTGATGTCTATTCCTTTGGCATCCTTCTATTGGAGCTTTTGACCGGTAAACATCCCTCAAAACACCCATTCCTTGTGCCCACAGATGTGCCTAATTGGGTCAGAGCAATGAGGGAAGATGATGGCTGTGAAGACAACAGACTCGGAATGCTTACTGAGGTTGCTTGCATTTGTAGTCTGACATCCCCAGAACAAAGGCCAACAATGTGGCAAGTTTTGAAGATGATACAGGAGATCAAGGAGAGCGTGATGGTAGAAGATAATGCATCTCTTGGATTTTCGTAG
- the LOC132187570 gene encoding protein IRX15-LIKE, whose amino-acid sequence MKNNNSNTKLILLHPYIQKQGSSNRLWLLAFVSFFTLAFLLTLIYTRESTNTAGSAAAATIGSSTFGGAPLPTTVINTLIHYASISNHSFHMSYAELKQISDVLRKCSSPCNLLVFGLTHETLLWKALNHNGRTVFIDENRYYAAYVEEKHPEIDAYDVQYTTKLSDLHELVASTKKQIRNECRPVQNLLFSECKLGLNDLPNHVYEVDWDVILVDGPRGEWPDAPGRMSPIFTAGVLARSKKSGNAKTHVLVHDFYGDVERVCGDEFLCRENLVEASEMLGHYVLERMDENSFDFCRNMSTTTAPKAAAASSSS is encoded by the coding sequence atgaagaacaacaacagTAACACAAAGCTAATCCTCCTCCACCCCTACATCCAGAAACAAGGAAGCTCCAACCGACTATGGCTGCTGGCCTTTGTTTCCTTCTTCACGCTTGCATTCCTGCTCACGCTCATCTACACTAGAGAATCCACAAACACGGCAGGCTCTGCCGCCGCCGCGACAATTGGATCCTCCACATTCGGCGGTGCTCCACTTCCAACCACCGTCATCAACACCCTGATCCACTACGCGTCGATATCCAACCACTCGTTCCACATGTCCTACGCGGAGCTGAAGCAAATCTCCGACGTGCTTCGGAAGTGCTCGTCGCCGTGCAACCTCCTCGTGTTCGGCCTCACCCACGAGACCCTTCTCTGGAAAGCCCTCAACCACAACGGCCGGACCGTTTTCATCGACGAGAACCGGTACTACGCCGCCTACGTGGAAGAGAAACACCCGGAAATCGACGCCTACGACGTGCAGTACACGACGAAGCTGAGCGACCTGCACGAGCTCGTAGCTTCAACGAAGAAACAGATTCGAAACGAGTGCCGTCCGGTGCAAAATCTGTTGTTCTCCGAGTGCAAGCTTGGCCTTAACGACCTCCCCAACCACGTGTACGAGGTGGACTGGGATGTCATATTGGTGGACGGGCCACGCGGGGAGTGGCCGGACGCGCCGGGTCGGATGTCGCCGATATTCACCGCCGGCGTGCTAGCGAGGAGCAAGAAGAGCGGGAATGCGAAGACGCACGTGCTTGTGCATGACTTCTATGGGGACGTGGAGAGGGTTTGTGGGGATGAGTTTCTGTGCAGAGAGAATTTGGTGGAGGCGAGTGAGATGCTTGGGCATTATGTTTTGGAGAGAATGGATGAAAATAGCTTCGACTTCTGTCGCAACATGAGTACTACTACAGCACCAAAAGCAGCTGCAGCTTCATCTTCCTCCTAG
- the LOC132187592 gene encoding polyadenylate-binding protein 4-like gives MAQVQVQPQPPVSNGVVSNGVGQFVSTSLYVGDLDQNVTDSQLYDFFSQMGQVISVRVCRDLSTRRSLGYGYVNYSNPQEAARALDALNFTPLNGKPIRIMYSYRDPSIRKSGTGNIFIKNLDKAIDNKALHETFSSFGNILSCKIATDQSGQSKGYGFVQFDNEEAAKNAIEKLNGMLLNDKQVFVGPFLRKHERESATDKNKFNNVYVKNLSESTSDEDLKNCFGEYGTITSAVVMRDADGKSKCFGFVNFENSDDAARAVEALNGKKFEDKEWYVGKAQKKSERELELKGGVEQNLKEKVDKYEGLNLYVKNLDDSLTDDKLRELFSEFGTITSCKVMCDPNGMSRGSGFVAFSTAEEASRALLEMNGKMVVSKPLYVALAQRKEDRKAKLQAQFSQIRPAAVTIPVAPRMPLYQPGAPGLGQQLFYGQGPPAIMPPQPGFGYQQQLVPGMRPNFFVPMVQPGQQNQRPGGRRSGGGMGQQNQQALPLMQPQMLPRGRAYRYPPGRNMPDVSMTGVPGGMLSIPYNMGGMTFRDDSFSQSMGTGALATALANSLPEQQRTLLGENLYPLVDQLEHENAAKVTGMLLEMDQTEVLHLLESPEALKVKVSEAMEVLRNVNQQQQVNSPNDQMASLSLSDVS, from the exons ATGGCCCAAGTGCAAGTGCAGCCTCAGCCTCCGGTTTCAAACGGCGTCGTCAGCAACGGAGTGGGCCAGTTCGTGTCCACTTCGTTGTACGTCGGAGATCTTGACCAGAATGTAACCGACTCGCAGCTCTACGACTTTTTCAGCCAAATGGGTCAGGTGATCTCGGTCCGGGTCTGCAGGGACCTGAGCACCCGGCGGTCACTGGGCTACGGTTATGTCAATTACAGCAACCCCCAAGAAG CGGCACGAGCATTGGATGCTTTGAATTTTACTCCTCTCAATGGCAAGCCAATTAGAATTATGTATTCTTATCGAGACCCTAGCATTCGCAAAAGTGGAACAGGGAATATATTTATTAAG AATTTGGACAAGGCCATTGACAACAAAGCACTGCATGAGACATTTTCATCATTCGGGAATATCTTATCTTGCAAGATAGCTACTGATCAGTCAGGTCAGTCTAAAGGATATGGTTTTGTGCAATTTGATAATGAGGAGGCTGCTAAAAATGCCATCGAAAAGCTGAATGGCATGCTATTGAATGACAAACAAGTTTTTGTTGGACCCTTTCTTCGTAAGCACGAGAGAGAGTCTGCtacagataaaaacaaattcaaCAATGTGTATGTCAAGAATTTGTCAGAATCAACCTCTGACGAAGATCTGAAGAATTGTTTTGGGGAATATGGAACTATTACCAGTGCTGTCGTTATGAGAGATGCAGATGGAAAATCTAAATGTTTTGGATTTGTCAACTTTGAGAACTCAGATGATGCTGCTCGAGCTGTTGAAGCTCTCAATGGGAAGAAGTTTGAAGATAAGGAGTGGTATGTTGGGAAAGCCCAGAAAAAATCTGAAAGAGAGCTTGAATTGAAAGGGGGGGTTGAGCAAAATTTGAAGGAGAAGGTTGACAAATATGAAGGACTGAATTTATATGTTAAAAACCTGGATGATAGCCTCACTGATGATAAGCTAAGGGAATTGTTCTCAGAATTTGGTACAATTACTTCGTGCAAG GTTATGTGTGATCCTAATGGTATGAGTAGAGGATCGGGATTTGTTGCCTTCTCTACTGCTGAAGAAGCATCTCGAGCT CTCCTGGAGATGAATGGTAAAATGGTTGTTAGCAAACCACTGTATGTTGCCCTTGCACAACGGAAGGAAGATAGAAAAGCAAAGTTGCAg GCTCAGTTTTCACAAATTCGTCCTGCTGCAGTGACAATTCCTGTTGCCCCTCGTATGCCCTTATATCAGCCAGGTGCTCCAGGTCTTGGACAGCAACTATTCTATGGTCAAGGCCCTCCAGCTATTATGCCTCCTCAA CCTGGATTTGGGTATCAGCAGCAATTAGTCCCTGGGATGAGGCCAAATTTTTTTGTCCCAATGGTCCAACCAGGTCAGCAGAACCAGCGTCCAGGTGGCAGGCGATCGGGAGGAGGGATGGGACAACAAAACCAGCAAGCACTCCCACTAATGCAGCCGCAG ATGCTTCCTAGGGGACGTGCCTATCGCTACCCTCCTGGTCGTAACATGCCTGATGTTTCCATGACTGGTGTTCCTGGGGGTATGCTCTCTATTCCGTATAACATGGGTGGAATGACATTTAGAGATGATTCATTTTCACAATCCATGGGAACTGGGGCTTTGGCTACTGCACTTGCTAATTCACTACCTGAGCAGCAGAGGACA TTGCTGGGTGAAAATTTATACCCACTTGTGGACCAGTTGGAGCATGAAAATGCAGCAAAGGTGACGGGCATGCTCCTGGAGATGGACCAGACTGAGGTTTTGCATTTACTGGAATCACCAGAGGCCTTAAAAGTGAAGGTTTCTGAGGCCATGGAGGTTTTAAGGAATGTCAATCAGCAGCAGCAAGTCAATAGTCCGAATGATCAGATGGCCTCATTGTCACTCAGTGACGTTTCTTGA